A region of the Apium graveolens cultivar Ventura chromosome 6, ASM990537v1, whole genome shotgun sequence genome:
CTCTTTGGATGAAGCTAAACTTGGTGGAAAAAATTGATGcaattaatataattttattaaactGTTGAAgtaaattttttgaaataaaataaatattttacaaaaccaATTATAAAATTGTTAACACGATTATAATAAAATTACTGGTTTGAAGTAAATTTCGGTTGAAATATTTAGTGACTACTTTAAtcttattaaaaaattattatagtGAATTGGTTAATTGAAAGAAATTAGCTAATCTAAATAAATTATCCACAAATACAGGTAAATAATGCTAGTTATAATATATTAAACAATGATTTTAATGTAAAATATTTTCAATAAAATTTATTTCAACCATCAAAATtacaatttttaataaaattgCTTTACCACATAGAAAAATATTAATGACAAAAGGAACATtaggattttttttaaaaaatggtTTCTTGCCTTCACCATAAACGCAAACATTAGTAAGAGACACCAATTAAGTCCCCTACAAAATATTCTTACATCAAATTTTTATTCTTACATAAAATTTGTATTCCTAATTTTCATCTACTACTTCTCCCATTTGCTCTTCAGCCTCCTCCTCTAATTCTTCCATCTCCagatcttcttcttcttcttcgaAGTCTTCATACTCGTTGGAGGATTCCTCTGATGTCTTTGATGGTTTTACTCTAAATATCCTACACGCAATGGTGTCTTTAATCTGTCAAACAAATGGAAAACGAGGATTGATATTCATTACTAAACCGagtacaattttttttttttaaaaaacaatgCATATATTACAATTTTGTTTGGTCATAATTTAAGCAAATCAATTTTATCTACCTGATTCTTAGCAGCAACTGGAATTATCTCTGGATTGACAGCCAATGCATCCATTGTCCAGGATGTCTCATCATTTTCCCTGCTACAAAAAACATAACTTGTTTTATGGCCGATAAGATCATCCCCATTATAGACTGGTAaatcttttttcttttctctccaaTACCCACTAGTAGTCTCAATGATAACACTTGTTTCCAATTCTCCTCCTCCTGCTGTCTTTCTTTGTCCTTTATTTGTGATGTAATATGCTTCATTATCTTGGCAGTGAGCGAACTCCTCTTCTGGACATTTGTATACCAAAAGTATTAAATCATAGCTATGAAAACTCTATCAGAATTATATAATTTCGCCAATCAAGTAATACATATTAAATAAAAAAAGACTACAAACAAAGAGCACATATATGAATACATAATGAAAATTTATAATCTAATAGCAAAAAAAAAGATGCaaagaaaaatttaaatattaGAAAGTATTATATAACTACAATTTATATCTAGGGATAAAAATGTATTTGGACATTTTTTGCCCTAATTTATCTTTCAATCAATTTTTTCACAAATACTTAACTATCATAAGAAAAAAGGGGAGAATGAACACAAAAAAAGGGGAGAATGAACACAAAAAAAAGATAGTTTTTTTAAGGTGTAAAACATTTACACTTACTCACAAACATATAAAAAACTCATGCAACACAATCCAATTCAAATCAACAAATTAGTGTTTTAAAATGTTAGTATTGAAAATGGGAATGAAGGATAAGAAAAATTAAGCCACtaataatttaaaatttcatGATATGAAAATCAAAGAAGTTCTCCTGAGAATTTTCATTTCTACCCATTAAACATGTTTAAGTAAACACTAACACACACCCACTCCACATTAATAGATTAAAGTAACACATAGAAAAAATGGACTAATAAATGGATCTAAACCCAGGATCCCAAGAGATAAAATAGATTAAACTAATTAAGAGTTTTCAATATGGTGTTATCATAATAAACTAGATCTAACCGAATAAGAAAGATTAATCaagaataaaacaaaataaaattaaagcaTAATTGCTACAATTAATTAACCAGAGATAAAATAAGGTAGATAAAGGAAACACTTACTGAATTTATGTTGTTGAGGGTCAAGTTGCTGAATTCCATCCCTGACCCTGACCATGTCTGAAGCCAAGGGAACACCCAAAATTTTTTTGACTAAATAATCGGAGATTAGCAGACAATAAGACGGGACAAAGTGAAATCCGGGTGGCACATGTGGTAAATTTTTCAACTCTATCACAACATCTCTCTTTTTATTTTGTTCTCCAGAATTACAATTACTAGTGTTGGTGTTACATTATTAAGCACCATTGCATATAACATAAGAATGAGAAACCTAAATAGATCCATAACCCCTCCAAAGAAAAATTGTTACAACCACACTTAAATTATGATTTTGCCGTAGATAGTTTTAAAGAAAATAAACCAAACAACTCTAATAGAGTTAAGTAATTATGGAAGACGGGGAAGACGGGAGAGAGGCTTATACAGGTCAAGACAAATAAGATGAGGTGTACATGGCTAGGCGGAGATGTCAATGTTTTAAAATGCAATATAAGGAAAATAAACCAAACAACTCTAATAGAGTTAAGTAATTATGGAAGAGGGGAGAGGGGCTTATACAGGTCAAGAAAAATAAGGTGAGGTGTATATGGCTAGGCGGAGATGTCAATGTTTTATAATGCAATATAAGTTGAGTTTTATAAATTTGAATTCTAAGAGACTAAAGTCTCAAGATGAAAATCTTTTTAATTGAGTAATATAAATACAACAATAATTCTATTTCTATGAAAACCAGTTAGGCACTTTTTGTTTAATAAAGCACTACAATTAtaacaataattttattttaatgaaAACTAATTAGGCACTTTGTTTTTTAATTTATGAAAAATTTCTTCAACTTTAATTTGAATGAATCGTCAAATAAAAAGATATAATATTAACATACTAATCATAGAGTACTAAAATTTGTTATTAAAATAATAGTATTCATTTTTAATGAATTGcaaaatttgaaataaataattgaaacAGTTACATGTTTCTTACACTACAAAAAAAAACAAGGATAAATTTGACTAGCTAAATATGACTGCGGTTAAATTTGACTAGCTAAATATTTACGGTCAACTTTTATTTATAACTGGTCAGACTTATATTTGACAGAAAGCAGTCAAATTTGAGGTCAAATATTTATTTACTAATGGTCAATATTTAATTTTGACTAGCGGCAGTCAAATTTATTTTTTGGTCAAATTTGTTCGGTCATTTTTATTTTTTGAGTCCTAAAAAAAGAAATGGAAACTTCCCGCCAAGTGAACAAAATTTGTTAGCTGTAA
Encoded here:
- the LOC141664301 gene encoding uncharacterized protein LOC141664301, with protein sequence MVRVRDGIQQLDPQQHKFKEEFAHCQDNEAYYITNKGQRKTAGGGELETSVIIETTSGYWREKKKDLPVYNGDDLIGHKTSYVFCSRENDETSWTMDALAVNPEIIPVAAKNQIKDTIACRIFRVKPSKTSEESSNEYEDFEEEEEDLEMEELEEEAEEQMGEVVDEN